The genome window ATGGGAACCTTTACGCGACATGTATCTGTCCTCTGACTCTTAGCTCTTCGGGCGCTTGGCGCCGTACTTGGAGCGCGACTGGCGGCGCTTGGCGACGCCGGCGCAGTCGAGACTGCCGCGCACCGTGTGGTAACGAACACCGGGGAGATCCTTGACGCGACCGCCGCGGATCAGCACCACCGAGTGCTCCTGAAGGTTGTGGCCTTCACCGCCGATGTAGCTGATGACCTCGTAACCGTTGGTGAGGCGCACCTTGGCAACCTTACGCAGGGCCGAGTTCGGCTTCTTCGGGG of Dyella terrae contains these proteins:
- the rpsL gene encoding 30S ribosomal protein S12, with protein sequence MSTINQLVRKSRSPKSYKSASPALQNSPQRRGVCTRVYTTTPKKPNSALRKVAKVRLTNGYEVISYIGGEGHNLQEHSVVLIRGGRVKDLPGVRYHTVRGSLDCAGVAKRRQSRSKYGAKRPKS